One segment of Spodoptera frugiperda isolate SF20-4 chromosome 5, AGI-APGP_CSIRO_Sfru_2.0, whole genome shotgun sequence DNA contains the following:
- the LOC118272157 gene encoding uncharacterized protein LOC118272157, translating to MESETSRHSIESQTKPSDYVNVIENVRPSYEEHMSSERTSSQKESFSQKESFSQKESFEAAGGSEAKDWASEPSKINYVIRPHGVVPAGFTPSIHSVLRHRTKSLGDGSMTELAEESVKKDEELLREEFPKHVTNLMNEDNYWGCFYMYPDLYADVFSPVVRIRELEDVPELTGGVLTRDMVTACLTYLHRTPILGDLVFIKLDLSSKHLMNIDVLQHYKFLVYLNLSSNLLTELTVLSFLPYLQFLSVDFNRLATVLEYTTPQWFLTEVHYKYNSVKRIRDLSAFWSITVLDLSHNNIKAITGLESLKYLRRLDLSFNHIQRLENLNHLRLLWLDVSYNNISSCEFGPNKGLWTLLHLEYLNLNENNLTSMKMFSYCTRLRELHLRNNRFSILLELAVYMSQLRRLLVLDLRANPICSIPCYKSVVINTFSMLLSLDAAELDPVEQRTLMMGFNPDITMHTTRKLLRLLYIQQLSKARISPYIPPADTQDVPIVVLVGHEGVGKGNLSRRLAKECSANIQLALRHTTASFHFVDHYIEITRSKFDDMLLAGDFLTYTEMDGESYGLSREEAFVTEGKVKIVCLDLPAALMLKLRGYRPYMILATYMDRKSLSTIQERRKTYRKSTRERMSLETPMERSTLQVLLSGRIIITGIINEIILSLPDEKEQSEFMIESECSLMMDSEARANKEYAKGYNILALLNSSTSSLDEVMKQTQEKGSMEERSLYSLFKESQGTAEYTSDVNGQNQASYQERVAKRSECRPSRLKPVDKYSKQSSISHSHRLVIPDSSKSSNSKSVTFTSQDEHGEVEQDVAGLMVEPAMESNSKEGERQVRSISTRIPWQTAQWQSRRESQVAMDESDLWIAFLTEAGYLQASDMNAQLSDTYTPRFSKTEDDTILRQITDTLLPCDTPMTGLTDPYEHVHRKNPGLFWDTVAMDDPEQAFIKVRRIIRDIVNSQKTLKPMFDIDFAHFRAHTTVQKKLTRIRNEIAPQQLFY from the exons ATGGAATCTGAGACGAGTAGACACTCTATTGAGTCCCAAACTAAACCAAGTGACTATGTAAATGTGATTGAGAATGTGCGTCCGAGCTATGAGGAGCACATGTCGTCTGAGAGAACCTCTAGCCAGAAAGAGTCATTTAGCCAGAAAGAGTCATTTAGCCAGAAAGAATCATTCGAAGCTGCTGGAGGCTCTGAAGCAAAGGATTGGGCTTCAGAACCCTCGAAGATCAACTATGTAATCAGACCACACGGGGTTGTTCCAGCCGGATTTACGCCGTCAA TTCATAGCGTTTTGAGACATAGAACCAAGTCCTTAGGAGATGGATCCATGACAGAACTTGCAGAAGAGTCAGTCAAGAAGGATGAAGAGTTACTCAGGGAAGAG ttTCCAAAACACGTGACGAATCTAATGAACGAAGACAACTACTGGGGCTGTTTCTACATGTATCCTGATCTGTATGCCGATGTGTTTTCGCCTGTAGTGAGGATACGTGAGCTAGAAGATGTGCCGGAGCTGACTGGTGGTGTGCTGACCAGAGACATGGTCACCGCTTGTCTGACGTACCTCCACCGCACTCCTATCTTGGGAGACCTTGTTTTTATCAAATTGGATCTTTCATCGAAg CATCTAATGAACATTGATGTTCTGCAGCACTATAAATTCTTAGTCTATTTGAATTTATCATCAAACTTGCTGACAGAATTGACGGTATTGTCTTTTCTCCCGTACCTGCAGTTCTTGTCAGTGGATTTCAATAGACTCGCAACAGTTTTGGAATATACCACAC CTCAATGGTTCCTTACAGAAGTGCACTACAAATACAATTCGGTAAAACGAATTAGAGATTTGTCTGCGTTCTGGTCGATAACTGTGTTGGACTTGTCGCATAATAATATCAAGGCTATAACGGGGCTGGAGAGTTTAAA ATACCTTCGACGGTTGGACTTATCATTCAACCACATCCAACGTCTCGAGAACTTGAACCACCTGCGCCTGCTCTGGCTGGATGTATCTTACAATAATATATCTAGTTGCGAGTTCGGACCTAACAAAGGACTTTGGACCTTATTGCACCTAGAATATCTAAACCTGAATGAAAATAATCTGACGTCAATGAAAATGTTTTCGTATTGTACTAG ACTTCGGGAGCTTCATCTGCGCAACAACCGGTTTAGCATTTTGCTTGAACTTGCTGTGTACATGAGTCAGTTGCGACGTCTGCTCGTGCTCGATCTTCGAGCAAACCCTATTTGCTCGATACCTTGTTATAAAAGTGTTGTAATCAACACATTTTCCATGTTACTCAGCTTAGACGCTGCGGAACTCGATCCCGTCGAACAG CGCACTCTGATGATGGGTTTCAACCCTGACATAACTATGCACACCACGCGAAAGTTACTGCGGCTGCTCTACATCCAACAACTCTCGAAGGCCCGCATCTCACCTTACATCCCGCCCGCGGATACGCAGGATGTACCTATCGTTGTGCTAGTAGGACACGAGGGGGTCGGCAAAg GCAATCTATCACGTCGCCTAGCGAAAGAATGTAGTGCCAACATACAGCTCGCGCTCCGTCACACCACCGCCTCCTTCCACTTCGTAGACCACTACATAGAAATCACTAGAAGCAAGTTTGATGACATGCTACTGGCTGGCGACTTCCTCACGTATACTGAAATGGATGGAGAGTCTTATGGATTAA GTCGAGAGGAAGCTTTCGTAACAGAAGGAAAAGTGAAGATCGTGTGTTTGGATTTACCCGCAGCTTTGATGCTGAAATTACGTGGATACAGGCCGTATATGATCCTCGCGACGTACATGGATAGGAAATCCTTATCAACTATACAAGAGCGACGGAAAAC GTATCGTAAGAGTACTCGAGAACGCATGTCTCTCGAGACGCCCATGGAGCGCTCCACCCTACAAGTTCTGCTATCGGGTCGGATTATAATCACCGGGATTATAAACGAGATCATACTG AGTCTCCCGGATGAAAAAGAGCAGAGTGAATTTATGATAGAATCGGAATGCTCCCTGATGATGGACAGTGAAGCTCGAGCAAATAAAGAATACGCCAAAGGCTACAACATACTCGCACTTTTAAATTCA AGCACTTCGTCTTTAGACGAAGTAATGAAGCAAACTCAAGAAAAAGGTAGTATGGAAGAAAGGAGTCTTTATTCCTTGTTCAAAGAGTCACAGGGCACGGCTGAATATACCAGCGATGTCAACGGGCAGAACCAAGCATCTTACCAGGAACGTGTTGCGAAAAG ATCAGAATGTCGGCCGTCTCGTCTAAAACCAGTAGACAAGTACTCGAAACAATCAAGCATCTCGCATTCTCATC GTTTAGTTATACCGGACAGCTCCAAGTCTTCAAACTCGAAATCTGTGACGTTTACCTCACAAGACGAGCACGGGGAAGTTGAACAAGACGTGGCCGGACTTATGGTGGAGCCAGCAATGGAATCTAATA GCAAAGAAGGGGAAAGACAAGTACGTTCCATTAGCACACGTATCCCTTGGCAAACAGCACAGTGGCAGTCACGGCGAGAGTCGCAGGTCGCCATGGATGAGTCGGATCTATGGATAGCCTTCCTGACAGAAGCTGGATACTTGCAAGCTAGCGACATGAACGCCCAGCTAT CGGACACATACACCCCTCGGTTTTCAAAGACTGAAGATGATACAATCCTACGTCAAATAACAGATACG CTATTGCCATGTGACACTCCCATGACGGGCTTAACAGACCCCTATGAACACGTCCATCGCAAAAACCCAGGATTGTTCTGGGACACG GTGGCAATGGATGATCCTGAACAAGCTTTTATTAAAGTACGAAGAATCATTCGCGATATTGTCAACTCTCAAAAAACACTCAAACCTATGTTTGACATTGATTTTGCACATTTCCGTGCTCATACCACAGTCCAAAAGAAGCTAACGAGAATTCGTAACGAAATAGCACCCCAGCAACTGTtctattaa
- the LOC118281829 gene encoding 26S proteasome non-ATPase regulatory subunit 14, whose product MDRLLRLGGGMAGLSQAPPPTDAPAVDTAEQVYISSLALLKMLKHGRAGVPMEVMGLMLGEFVDDYTVRVIDVFAMPQTGTGVSVEAVDPVFQAKMLDMLKQTGRPEMVVGWYHSHPGFGCWLSGVDINTQQSFEALSERAVAVVVDPIQSVKGKVVIDAFRLINPNMMVLGQEPRQTTSNLGHLQKPSVQALIHGLNRHYYSISINYRKNELEQKMLLNLHKKSWMDGLTLSDYKEHCSINETTVTDMLELAKNYNKALEDEEKMTPEQLAIKNVGKQDPKRHLEEKVDVLMSNNIVQGLGAMLDTMVFK is encoded by the exons ATGGATCGTCTTCTACGTCTTGGAGGAGGTATGGCTGGCTTGTCCCAAGCGCCGCCGCCAACGGATGCGCCTGCTGTTGATACTGCAGAGCAAGTATACATCTCATCTCTGGCATTGCTGAAGATGTTAAAACACGGTCGTGCTGGCGTACCTATGGAGGTCATGGGTCTCATGTTAG GTGAATTCGTGGATGACTATACTGTGCGTGTGATTGACGTGTTTGCAATGCCTCAGACTGGTACTGGGGTATCAGTAGAGGCTGTAGACCCTGTCTTTCAAGCTAAAATGTTGGACATGCTCAAGCAGACCGGCAGACCTGAGATGGTGGTTGGATG GTACCACTCTCACCCTGGATTTGGCTGCTGGTTATCAGGTGTTGATATAAACACCCAGCAGTCATTTGAAGCTCTGTCAGAGAGGGCTGTTGCTGTTGTGGTTGACCCCATCCAGTCAGTGAAGGGTAAAGTAGTGATTGATGCTTTCCGCCTCATCAACCCTAACATGATGGTGCTCGGCCAGGAGCCAAGACAAACCACATCAAATTTGGGTCATCTCCAGAAACCATCAGTACAAGCCCTCATCCATGGACTGAACCGCCACTACTACTCCATCAGCATAAACTACAGGAAGAATGAATTGGAGCAGAAAATGTTGCTGAACCTCCACAAAAAGTCCTGGATGGATGGACTTACCTTATCAGACTACAAGGAACACTGTTCAATCAACGAGACCACAGTCACAGACATGTTGGAGTTAGctaaaaattacaataaggCATTAGAGGATGAAGAGAAAATGACTCCAGAACAGCTAGCCATTAAGAATGTAGGCAAACAGGATCCCAAGAGGCATCTAGAGGAGAAAGTCGATGTCCTGATGTCCAACAACATAGTGCAAGGTCTAGGAGCGATGCTTGACACCATGGTGTTCAAATGA
- the LOC118281831 gene encoding COX assembly mitochondrial protein homolog produces MAEKSVLPSKLSEGPHGLGDPEDRSLRKVERDVLIPKLIRDKAKKEKCIQEVADFESCCKDSSLLMVVKCRNQNSALKDCLSAWYQNEDFRKLCTEEYLAQRSEYRRTGIRKPIKRA; encoded by the exons ATGGCTGAAAAATCTGTTTTACCGAGTAAGCTCTCGGAAGGGCCCCATGGCTTAG gtGATCCTGAAGATAGAAGCTTGCGCAAAGTCGAGAGAGATGTATTGATTCCGAAACTTATTAGGGACAAggcaaagaaagaaaaatgtattcagGAAGTAGCCGACTTTGAAAGTTGTTGCAAGGATTCGTCCCTTCTGATGGTCGTGAAGTGTAGGAATCAAAATTCTGCGCTAAAAGACTGCTTGAGCGCGTGGTATCAAAATGAGGATTTCAGAAAGCTATGTACTGAAGAATACTTGGCACAAAGAAGTGAATACAGAAGAACTGGCATCAGGAAACCTATCAAAAGGGCTTAG
- the LOC118281828 gene encoding tRNA-splicing endonuclease subunit Sen2 produces the protein MTTLQSEDCQTNDLNDSFPMAVESLRFPLDNSMRIVFTGYYNGFNVEVRSVEEIALLYHMGCFGKGTTSRSEPKADQSDITPRIIRKRQFLKRNYWFKKFGSSDKLANAESDDFMKDVDSLTAKIIGDCEKKNQKDVIDLVSSEEDDEEDKHSNHSTERFQNHDKEDLVVIVPNSESEGENYFENMRPKCCLNKVKIQEKLMLTPEEAFFLLYGMGCLQIVSLDNVLLNIEKCWDLFTAVDRRFLSKYVVYHYYRSKGYVVKPGIKFGGDYLLYKEGPAAYHADYVVIIRSENKDENWIQTLGLVRVANTTVKEVIAVEVVKPNKTEVELPKDLKLYSVRELLLSRNLPITINEDD, from the exons ATGACTACTTTGCAATCAGAAGATTGTCAAACTAATGACCTAAATGACTCATTTCCGATGGCTGTTGAATCGTTGCGTTTTCCATTAGATAATTCAATGCGAATTGTATTTACGGGATATTACAATGGCTTTAATGTGGAAGTAAGATCAGTAGAGGAGATAGCACTACTGTATCACATGGGATGTTTTGGCAAAGGGACAACATCGCGATCGGAACCCAAAGCCGATCAAAGTGACATAACGCCGCGCATCATACGTAAAAGACaatttttaaaacgaaattattGGTTTAAAAAATTCGGCAGTTCTGATAAATTGGCAAATGCAGAATCAGATGATTTCATGAAAGATGTTGATAGTCTAACGGCTAAAATAATTGGAGACTGTGAGAAGAAGAATCAAAAAGATGTTATTGATTTAGTCTCCAGTGAAGAAGATGACGAAGAAGACAAACATTCCAATCATAGTACTGAAAGATTCCAGAATCATGATAAAGAGGATTTGGTAGTCATAGTGCCTAATAGCGAATCTGAGGGAGAAAATTACTTTGAAAACATGAGACCGAAGTGctgtttaaataaagttaaaatacaaGAGAAGCTTATGTTGACTCCTGAGGAAGCATTTTTCTTGCTTTATGGCATGGGTTGCTTACAAATTGTCAGTCTCGACAATGTTTTACTAAACATAGAGAAGTGTTGGGACCTCTTTACAGCTGTAGATAGAAGGTTCCTGTCCAAATATGTTGTTTACCACTACTATAGATCGAAGGGATATGTTGTAAAACCAGGAATCAAATTTGGTGGAGATTATT tattatATAAGGAAGGTCCTGCAGCCTACCATGCTGATTATGTAGTCATTATTAGGTCTGAGAATAAGGACGAAAACTGGATCCAAACCCTTGGTCTTGTTCGAGTCGCAAATACTACAGTCAAG GAAGTCATAGCTGTAGAAGTTGTAAAACCTAACAAGACTGAAGTAGAACTGCCCAAGGATTTGAAACTGTATAGTGTGAGAGAACTATTATTAAGTCGGAATTTGCCAATCACAATAAATGAAGAtgactaa